In Gossypium arboreum isolate Shixiya-1 chromosome 5, ASM2569848v2, whole genome shotgun sequence, a single genomic region encodes these proteins:
- the LOC108451536 gene encoding pentatricopeptide repeat-containing protein At5g16640, mitochondrial-like, which produces MGKLPSSFIIRSVVNGGSHLSNFHSFSSSSNTIATHIEALSKKPMPVREKGKRDHRFDNVDDALILFNKMTEKHPKPSIVEFTKLLAPIGRIDFGFFVLGKMLKLGVEPDVVTFSTLINGFCNQNKIFEVVSIFDEMAERGYQAQLIAYNTILKGLRKIGNIDRAEEATRLLNEMVDNNISLDIVTYNLLIDALCNDGKISKAVETVDMMRKQGIEPNVVVIGMWYIIA; this is translated from the exons ATGGGTAAGCTTCCTTCTTCTTTTATTATTCGTTCAGTTGTTAATGGTGGAAGCCATCTTTCTAATTTCcactctttttcttcttcttctaacACCATTGCTACCCACATCGAAGCCCTAAGTAAGAAACCCATGCCTGTTAGAGAAAAGGGAAAAAGAGACCACCGCTTCGATAATGTTgatgatgctttgattttgttcAATAAGATGACTGAAAAGCACCCAAAGCCTTCAATTGTggaattcactaaattattagcaCCCATTG GTCGAATTGATTTTGGGTTTTTTGTTTTAGGGAAAATGTTGAAGTTAGGTGTTGAACCTGATGTTGTAACTTTTTCCACTTTGATTAATGGATTTTGTAATCAAAATAAGATTTTTGAGGTTGTTAGTATATTCGATGAAATGGCTGAAAGAGGGTATCAAGCTCAGTTGATTGCTTACAATACAATACTTAAGGGGTTGCGTAAGATAGGCAATATTGATAGAGCT GAGGAGGCAACAAGGCTCTTGAATGAAATGGTGGATAACAATATTTCACTTGATATTGTCACATATAATTTATTGATTGATGCTCTTTGCAATGATGGAAAGATTTCTAAAGCTGTAGAGACCGTTGACATGATGAGAAAGCAAGGCATTGAGCCTAATGTGGTTGTTATTGGTATGTGGTATATAATTGCTTGA